From the Leptolyngbyaceae cyanobacterium genome, one window contains:
- a CDS encoding acyltransferase: protein MEVTTNSTTQPLKKGKPDYMIQLDALRAIAVFGVLVYHWLPKEFFLNSKLEWGVLGVKLFFVLSGFLITGILLKCRDKIELYGLNTGEIVRKFYIRRFLRLLPIYYLILFLTIVSVSGWNSSYVWHFTYTSNIYYTFNKWDVNSPFWTLAVEGQFYLFWPLIILFVPRKHLLKIILVTISIAPLFRILFFDAFQSGVQIQLLTFACLDTLGMGSLLAYYYYDEELLKNKTYLSNFCFWVGGTLFIALIFTKQYIEGRIGVGLFDTVTALYFTWLVDRAAQGFGGIAGNILEFKPLVNVGKISYGIYVYHSFVACKVPEIFISKLNIYYSKNIWIEFFLQTVATLIIASLSWQFFENPINNFKKYFKI, encoded by the coding sequence ATGGAAGTAACGACTAATTCAACAACGCAGCCACTAAAAAAAGGTAAGCCTGATTACATGATTCAGCTAGATGCTTTACGGGCAATAGCTGTATTTGGCGTATTGGTTTACCACTGGCTACCGAAAGAATTCTTTTTAAATTCAAAATTGGAATGGGGTGTACTTGGAGTTAAGCTTTTTTTTGTACTAAGCGGTTTTTTAATTACTGGGATTTTGTTGAAATGTAGAGATAAAATTGAACTCTATGGCCTAAATACAGGAGAGATCGTAAGAAAATTTTACATCCGCCGCTTTTTGCGTCTGTTACCGATATATTATCTAATTCTTTTTCTAACTATCGTCTCTGTTTCAGGGTGGAATTCTTCTTATGTTTGGCATTTTACTTATACATCTAACATTTATTATACTTTCAATAAATGGGATGTTAATTCACCTTTCTGGACTTTAGCAGTAGAGGGGCAATTTTATTTATTTTGGCCTTTAATCATTCTTTTTGTTCCCAGAAAACACTTATTAAAAATTATTTTAGTAACTATTTCAATAGCGCCTTTATTCAGGATATTATTTTTCGATGCTTTCCAGAGCGGAGTTCAAATTCAACTTCTTACCTTTGCCTGTTTAGATACTTTAGGAATGGGGTCTTTACTAGCATATTACTATTACGATGAAGAGCTACTAAAAAACAAAACCTATTTATCTAATTTTTGTTTTTGGGTAGGAGGTACGTTGTTCATAGCTTTAATTTTTACTAAACAGTATATAGAAGGCAGAATCGGAGTAGGTTTATTTGACACCGTTACCGCTCTTTATTTCACATGGTTGGTAGATCGCGCAGCACAGGGTTTCGGCGGTATTGCAGGAAATATTTTAGAATTCAAACCATTGGTAAATGTTGGTAAAATTAGTTATGGTATTTATGTATACCACTCTTTTGTAGCTTGTAAAGTTCCGGAAATTTTCATTAGCAAGTTAAACATATATTACTCAAAGAATATATGGATTGAATTCTTTTTACAAACTGTAGCAACTCTAATTATTGCTTCATTGTCATGGCAATTTTTTGAAAACCCTATCAATAATTTCAAAAAATATTTTAAGATTTAA
- a CDS encoding alkaline phosphatase family protein — MKKPVIAIGLDAASPMLIEKWIEQGYLKNLSRLKEQGTYTRLKTNDRYKAETTWTSFLTGCSPDKTGCWGQIKFQNGSYEVEEVSPFYDFVEYQPFYALGDNYRVAVFDMPQTTLCDRVNGMQILGWGAHAPMTPSHSQPPELLGEFTKKYGNHPAFNKDHADTLNKDALFQLQKALEVGVSRRSAICQDLLQREKWDLFLTIFGETHAAEHFLWHQSQADHPLYGLVKSVEDDPLLKVFEAVDRAVGEILAVAPEDACILVFAAHGMGTNTMDLPGMLFLPELLYRWSFGKAAIAPGKIGTAPGKPLSVYKKRGWYGQVWSMQSDSNPLRSFLRRELPTSIFDRLEKFLGKPQETGLDSPYELRNRGDKLWWQSARWYQPVWHQMKAFALPTYSEGRIRINLQGREPQGIVTPSEYTAVCDEIEKFLSRLKDGRTGKLMVKDVIRTRHSPLEQNPKLPPADLIVCWQENEPSDVVDSPDFGRIGPVPHHRTGSHLQDGFVMIKGADVEVGDRLPDVHNLDLAPTILELMGAKVPTYFDGKSLVSNQASVSLS; from the coding sequence ATGAAAAAACCAGTTATCGCGATCGGATTAGATGCAGCATCCCCTATGCTGATTGAAAAATGGATCGAGCAGGGATATCTGAAAAATCTCAGCCGTTTGAAGGAGCAAGGAACTTACACTCGCTTAAAAACTAACGATCGCTATAAAGCGGAAACAACCTGGACGAGCTTTTTAACTGGCTGTTCCCCCGATAAAACTGGCTGTTGGGGACAAATTAAATTTCAGAATGGAAGTTACGAAGTCGAAGAAGTTAGCCCGTTTTATGATTTTGTGGAATATCAGCCGTTTTATGCTTTGGGGGATAACTACCGAGTGGCAGTTTTTGATATGCCACAAACTACCCTTTGCGATCGCGTAAACGGTATGCAAATTTTAGGCTGGGGCGCACACGCACCCATGACTCCCAGCCACTCACAACCGCCGGAACTTTTAGGGGAATTTACTAAAAAATATGGCAATCATCCCGCTTTTAATAAAGATCATGCCGATACTTTAAATAAAGATGCGCTTTTCCAATTACAAAAAGCTTTAGAAGTTGGAGTATCTCGCCGTTCGGCTATTTGTCAGGATTTGCTGCAACGAGAAAAGTGGGATTTATTTTTAACTATTTTTGGTGAAACTCATGCCGCCGAGCATTTTTTGTGGCATCAAAGTCAGGCAGATCATCCTTTATATGGGTTAGTTAAAAGCGTTGAAGATGACCCGTTATTGAAAGTTTTTGAAGCAGTCGATCGGGCGGTGGGAGAAATTTTAGCTGTCGCGCCGGAAGATGCTTGTATTTTGGTGTTTGCGGCGCACGGGATGGGAACGAACACGATGGATTTGCCGGGGATGTTGTTTTTGCCGGAGTTGTTGTATCGATGGAGTTTTGGCAAAGCTGCGATCGCACCCGGTAAAATCGGCACTGCACCAGGAAAACCGCTTTCTGTGTATAAAAAGCGCGGCTGGTACGGACAAGTTTGGAGTATGCAGTCTGACTCCAATCCCCTCAGAAGTTTCTTAAGGCGCGAACTACCAACGAGCATTTTCGATCGTTTAGAAAAGTTTTTAGGTAAACCTCAAGAAACTGGCTTAGATTCTCCCTACGAATTAAGAAATCGAGGAGATAAACTTTGGTGGCAATCAGCGCGTTGGTATCAACCAGTTTGGCATCAAATGAAAGCTTTTGCTTTGCCAACCTATTCGGAAGGAAGAATTCGGATTAACTTGCAAGGACGGGAACCGCAAGGTATCGTTACTCCTTCAGAATATACAGCCGTTTGCGATGAAATAGAAAAATTTTTGTCTCGCCTGAAAGATGGCAGAACTGGCAAATTAATGGTAAAAGATGTGATTCGGACGCGCCATTCTCCTTTAGAGCAAAATCCCAAATTACCACCAGCCGATTTGATTGTTTGTTGGCAGGAAAATGAGCCAAGTGATGTGGTAGATAGTCCAGATTTCGGACGAATTGGCCCGGTTCCCCATCATCGCACTGGCAGTCATTTGCAAGATGGATTTGTGATGATTAAAGGTGCTGATGTTGAAGTTGGCGATCGTTTGCCAGATGTTCACAATTTAGATCTTGCTCCGACAATTTTAGAGTTGATGGGTGCGAAGGTTCCAACATATTTTGATGGAAAATCTTTGGTTTCTAATCAGGCTTCTGTTTCTTTAAGTTAG
- a CDS encoding glycosyltransferase, whose amino-acid sequence MPQPTSYLWCVTLALTHPTLRLREFMPTISVVIPAFNAEKTIQETIESVLNQTFSDFELLVINDGSQDSTLDVIDNIKDERIKVFSYPNAGVAASRNRGIAQATGEYIAFLDADDLWTSDKLEAQLKALQENPQAAVAYSWTDYIDEYSQFLRPGMHVTVNGDVYAEILEKFFLENGSNFLVRKEALLVVGGFDELIFGPEDWDICIRLAAKYQFVAVPRSQILYRLNRTSNQSISSQLARQESQNLKVIEKAFQQAPDSLKSLKRTALANLYKYLTFRAIETSCDRSNSLTAARYLFNAIKYNPALLKQVKVMASAWFKIMAIAFLPPQQSRQLTIKSKKV is encoded by the coding sequence GTGCCTCAACCAACCTCCTATCTGTGGTGCGTTACACTGGCGTTAACGCACCCTACTTTACGATTGCGGGAATTTATGCCGACTATATCTGTGGTGATTCCAGCTTTTAATGCAGAAAAGACTATTCAAGAGACGATCGAATCAGTTTTGAATCAAACATTTTCAGATTTTGAATTGCTGGTGATTAATGATGGTTCGCAAGATTCTACTTTGGATGTAATTGATAATATAAAAGATGAGCGAATCAAGGTATTTTCCTATCCCAATGCAGGAGTAGCGGCAAGTAGAAATCGCGGCATTGCTCAAGCTACTGGGGAATATATTGCTTTTTTAGATGCAGACGATTTGTGGACATCTGATAAACTAGAAGCTCAATTAAAAGCTCTCCAAGAAAATCCCCAAGCAGCAGTAGCTTATAGTTGGACTGATTATATTGATGAATACAGTCAATTTTTACGTCCGGGAATGCACGTTACTGTTAATGGAGATGTGTATGCCGAAATTTTAGAGAAGTTCTTTCTAGAAAATGGTTCTAATTTTTTGGTACGAAAAGAAGCTTTGCTGGTAGTAGGTGGTTTTGATGAGTTAATATTTGGGCCGGAAGATTGGGATATTTGTATTCGTTTAGCAGCAAAATATCAGTTTGTCGCCGTACCGCGATCGCAAATCTTGTACAGATTAAATCGAACTTCTAATCAATCCATTTCTTCCCAATTAGCTAGGCAGGAATCACAAAATTTAAAGGTAATAGAAAAAGCTTTTCAGCAAGCTCCCGACTCTCTGAAAAGCTTAAAAAGAACTGCTTTGGCTAACTTGTACAAATATCTTACTTTTAGAGCGATCGAAACTTCCTGCGATCGCTCTAATAGCTTAACAGCAGCTAGATATTTGTTTAATGCGATTAAATACAACCCTGCGTTATTAAAGCAAGTTAAAGTGATGGCATCGGCTTGGTTCAAAATTATGGCAATTGCTTTTTTACCTCCCCAGCAATCTCGTCAATTAACAATCAAATCTAAAAAAGTTTAG
- a CDS encoding NAD(P)-dependent oxidoreductase has protein sequence MKVIVTGATGFVGGYLVEKLVNEGYKVRALAHSDKSNTSVLKSLDVEIVYGDVLDSNAMEKAIQGCQQVYHLALMRPRYRFPKKHIVEQVRQTNIQGTENVARAALKANVERLVYTSSVGVYGFITNSPVDETTKPNPNNLRRECKWIAEQVMLSYHQKHDLPVVVARLTGVLGARTSNWLKLFKDIANQNFRMIGSGENYEHPTCVADIVEGIKLCGRVKDIEGEIYNIASENPIKVKDLVSLIAEELNVNNSFDGSPALFYQPINTVSNLIYKYLHYDLPFSKPLDMFLANRIFDISKAKKDLGYQPKVSYQEGIQQTANWYREKGYI, from the coding sequence ATGAAAGTTATTGTTACTGGAGCTACAGGATTTGTCGGCGGTTACTTAGTAGAAAAATTAGTTAACGAAGGATATAAAGTCAGAGCGTTAGCTCATAGCGATAAAAGTAATACTTCTGTACTGAAATCCCTAGATGTTGAAATTGTGTATGGAGATGTTTTAGATAGCAATGCAATGGAAAAAGCTATTCAAGGTTGTCAGCAAGTTTATCATCTTGCGTTGATGCGACCTCGCTATCGATTTCCTAAAAAACATATCGTAGAGCAAGTTCGCCAAACGAACATTCAAGGAACTGAAAATGTAGCACGCGCCGCTCTAAAAGCAAATGTAGAAAGATTGGTTTATACGAGTAGCGTTGGGGTATACGGTTTTATCACCAATTCGCCTGTTGATGAGACAACAAAACCCAATCCAAATAACTTACGCCGAGAGTGTAAATGGATCGCCGAACAAGTTATGTTATCTTATCATCAAAAGCATGATTTACCAGTAGTTGTTGCTCGGTTAACAGGGGTTCTTGGTGCGAGAACATCTAATTGGTTAAAGTTGTTTAAAGATATTGCTAACCAAAATTTTCGCATGATTGGTTCTGGTGAAAATTACGAACATCCTACTTGTGTAGCTGATATCGTAGAAGGGATAAAACTCTGCGGTCGAGTTAAAGATATTGAAGGTGAAATTTATAATATTGCCAGCGAAAACCCGATTAAAGTTAAAGATTTAGTTAGCTTAATTGCTGAAGAATTAAACGTTAACAATTCCTTTGATGGATCGCCTGCCTTATTTTATCAGCCAATCAATACGGTTTCCAATTTAATCTACAAGTATTTGCATTATGATTTGCCTTTTTCCAAACCCTTAGATATGTTTCTGGCTAATCGCATTTTCGATATATCAAAAGCAAAAAAAGATTTAGGTTATCAACCTAAAGTTTCTTACCAGGAAGGGATTCAGCAGACAGCAAATTGGTATAGAGAAAAGGGATACATTTAG
- a CDS encoding alkaline phosphatase family protein encodes MNKPVIAIGLDATNPELLEKWMSEGHLPNLSKMRERGSYGRLNNFVEYSDGVTQTADTERIWVTFLTGCLPHKTGYWASLKLERGTYNFTRDRIAAIYDYQEYPLFYALDEKHLVCIFDVPGATLSNQVNGLQVLGWGGHAQNTLNHSQPPELLSDLIKEYGKNPLINNDFGFWWDKAYINRIQKSINRSTSARAAICRDLIKRQPWNLFLTVFGDTHAVSHDFWHLSQPDHPLYSHHPVDTTSGDAILDAFKEVDRAVGEILAAAPKDAYKLIFSVHGMGKNTADLFTMVYLAEMMYRFSFPGKSMLPGGKLGTTPPPIITNPKRRTWMGEVWQYFDNTNLTKSLLKRWTPGKLQKKLDKLFGNVGFSALSQPTEGNLYWHPTIWYQQFWPEMKAFSLPFFEGGHIRINLKGREPNGIVDVSEYNSLCEELTEKLYRLTDGRTGEPIVQKVIRTRDNGMDDDRKLPDPDLVVLWRDRPTDVVDSPDWGRIGPITYGRSGGHRPYGFLLAEGEGIPANSSLSEGRAVDLTATILDLMGAEIPEYLDGQSLLKSSFARSL; translated from the coding sequence ATGAATAAACCCGTAATTGCGATCGGACTCGATGCAACTAATCCAGAATTGCTGGAAAAATGGATGAGTGAAGGGCATTTGCCAAATTTGAGTAAAATGCGAGAACGGGGAAGTTACGGACGGCTAAATAACTTTGTAGAATATAGCGATGGAGTTACCCAAACTGCCGATACAGAAAGAATATGGGTGACGTTTTTAACGGGTTGCTTGCCTCACAAAACGGGTTATTGGGCTTCGTTAAAATTAGAAAGAGGTACGTACAATTTTACGCGCGATCGCATTGCTGCCATTTACGATTATCAAGAATATCCTTTATTTTATGCTTTGGACGAAAAACATCTAGTTTGTATATTTGATGTTCCCGGTGCAACTCTTTCTAACCAAGTCAATGGATTGCAAGTTTTGGGTTGGGGAGGACACGCCCAAAACACATTAAATCATTCTCAACCACCCGAACTTTTATCCGATTTAATCAAAGAATATGGGAAAAATCCTTTAATTAATAATGATTTCGGTTTTTGGTGGGATAAAGCTTATATCAACAGAATTCAAAAATCTATTAATCGTAGCACTTCTGCACGCGCTGCGATTTGCCGCGACTTAATCAAACGCCAACCTTGGAATTTATTTTTAACAGTTTTTGGCGATACTCATGCAGTGAGTCACGATTTTTGGCATTTGAGTCAACCGGATCATCCCCTTTATTCCCACCATCCAGTCGATACAACTTCCGGTGATGCCATACTCGATGCTTTTAAAGAAGTCGATCGAGCAGTAGGAGAAATTTTAGCAGCGGCTCCTAAAGATGCCTATAAATTAATATTTTCAGTTCACGGCATGGGAAAAAATACAGCGGATTTGTTCACGATGGTATATTTAGCCGAGATGATGTATCGGTTTAGTTTTCCTGGTAAATCAATGCTGCCTGGTGGAAAACTGGGAACGACACCACCGCCAATTATTACTAATCCAAAAAGACGTACTTGGATGGGAGAAGTTTGGCAATACTTCGACAATACAAATTTAACTAAAAGCTTATTAAAAAGATGGACGCCAGGAAAGTTACAAAAGAAACTAGATAAACTTTTTGGTAATGTCGGTTTTTCCGCTTTAAGTCAACCAACTGAAGGAAATTTATACTGGCATCCGACAATTTGGTATCAACAATTTTGGCCGGAAATGAAAGCATTTTCGCTACCCTTCTTTGAAGGAGGGCATATCCGAATTAACTTGAAGGGAAGAGAACCAAACGGTATTGTAGATGTGTCTGAATACAATAGTTTATGTGAAGAATTAACCGAAAAATTATATCGTCTGACAGATGGCAGAACTGGAGAACCGATCGTCCAAAAAGTGATACGGACTAGGGATAATGGTATGGATGACGATCGCAAATTACCCGATCCGGATTTGGTCGTGTTGTGGCGCGATCGCCCTACTGATGTGGTTGATAGCCCTGATTGGGGACGCATTGGCCCAATTACTTACGGTCGCAGCGGCGGTCATCGTCCTTACGGATTTTTGCTAGCTGAAGGTGAGGGAATTCCCGCAAATTCTAGTTTATCTGAAGGTCGAGCAGTCGATTTAACTGCTACTATTTTAGATTTGATGGGTGCAGAAATTCCGGAGTATTTGGATGGTCAATCTTTGCTGAAATCATCTTTTGCGCGATCGCTTTAG
- the hpsE gene encoding hormogonium polysaccharide biosynthesis glycosyltransferase HpsE: MSVQFTVAIPTYNGASRLPLVLDRLRQQANTEHFNWEIMVVDNNSKDNTKEVVEEYQKNWPDRITLRYCFEAEQGLAFARQRGVVEAKGEWIGFLDDDNLPDCNWVAAAYLFGKEHPKAGAFGGQIHGDFEVEPPENFQRIQSFFAIRNRGEEPHEYDPENLSLPPGAGMVVRKQAWCENVPSRLVRTGRGGNDFEVLLHISRGGWEIWYNPMMNIYHQIPQYRLEREYLIALIRNAGLCICELRLIKIKNWQKPIIMMKIMLGSGRRALLHLLKYREKVKTDLVAACEMEFFLSSSLSPLFYLKNVLSRRLG; this comes from the coding sequence ATGTCCGTTCAATTTACAGTAGCCATTCCAACTTACAATGGAGCTAGTCGGTTGCCCCTAGTTCTAGACCGCTTGCGCCAACAGGCAAATACCGAACATTTTAATTGGGAAATAATGGTTGTTGACAATAACAGCAAAGATAATACGAAAGAGGTTGTTGAAGAATATCAAAAAAACTGGCCCGATCGAATTACACTCAGGTATTGTTTTGAAGCAGAACAAGGATTAGCTTTTGCCAGACAGCGAGGTGTTGTGGAAGCAAAAGGTGAATGGATTGGTTTTTTAGATGATGATAATTTACCCGATTGTAACTGGGTAGCGGCTGCTTATTTATTTGGCAAAGAACATCCCAAAGCAGGAGCTTTTGGAGGTCAAATTCACGGAGATTTTGAAGTAGAACCGCCAGAGAATTTTCAAAGAATCCAATCTTTTTTTGCCATTAGAAACCGAGGGGAAGAACCCCATGAATACGATCCGGAAAATTTGAGTTTACCTCCTGGTGCGGGAATGGTAGTTCGCAAACAAGCGTGGTGCGAAAACGTTCCCAGTCGCCTGGTGCGGACTGGTAGGGGAGGTAACGATTTTGAAGTGTTGTTGCACATATCCCGGGGAGGATGGGAAATTTGGTATAACCCAATGATGAATATTTATCATCAAATTCCCCAATATCGGTTGGAAAGAGAATACTTGATTGCTTTAATTCGTAATGCTGGGCTCTGTATTTGCGAACTCCGTTTAATCAAAATCAAAAATTGGCAAAAACCAATAATTATGATGAAGATTATGCTAGGAAGTGGGCGTCGAGCGTTACTACACTTGCTTAAGTATCGCGAAAAAGTTAAAACTGATTTGGTGGCTGCTTGCGAAATGGAATTCTTTTTAAGCTCTTCCTTGAGTCCTTTATTTTATTTGAAAAATGTCTTGAGTCGTAGGTTGGGTTGA
- a CDS encoding alkaline phosphatase family protein, translating into MSDKTKILFIGIDAADKDLITQWANEGLLPTFKSLFERAAWGITKNPIGLFVGAVWPSFWTGVSPAQHTRYCYSQLIPGTYNTKKFSVFDVEGKPFWDVFSQAGRRVAIIDVPKSFPSENLNGIQIVDWGTHDPDFVGNIYTWPHSLALEVQLKFGRDPIGDCNTVKRTAIGFQEFRDRLMTRIEKKEELSSYFLAQGEWDLFLTVFSDSHCVGHQCWNIHDSTHPKHDPEIANAVGNPIRDTYIAIDAAIGRLLKQVGEDTTVFVLASHGMGPHYDGTFLLDDILSRLENVKTPVVRQQVAKVLNSSWEQNPIIRNLLKPLRNYIWKPLRNRFWKNDKPLRQGLKEPSRAIRKCFTVPNNDTYGGIRINLVGREPNGKIQPGAEYEAFCQQLTEDLMAVVNLDTGKPLVSRVIRTADIYEGKNMDYLPDLLVEWHREAPISRVSSPKIGTIEKVFGGVRTGDHKSEGNGMVFAIGPSIHPGKIEDPISVIDFAPTLASLLEVSLPDAEGKPIAAFCQKSLVNN; encoded by the coding sequence ATGAGCGACAAAACAAAAATCCTGTTCATCGGTATAGATGCAGCAGATAAAGATTTAATTACTCAGTGGGCCAATGAAGGCTTACTTCCTACTTTTAAATCCCTGTTTGAACGCGCAGCTTGGGGAATTACTAAAAATCCAATCGGGCTTTTTGTAGGCGCAGTTTGGCCTTCTTTTTGGACAGGGGTTTCACCCGCACAACACACTCGATACTGCTACAGTCAGTTAATTCCAGGTACATATAATACTAAAAAATTTTCGGTTTTTGATGTAGAGGGAAAACCATTCTGGGATGTTTTCAGCCAAGCGGGTCGGCGAGTTGCTATTATCGATGTCCCGAAAAGTTTTCCATCAGAGAATCTAAATGGAATTCAAATTGTTGATTGGGGAACTCATGACCCTGATTTTGTAGGGAATATCTATACTTGGCCTCATTCCCTCGCTTTAGAAGTACAGTTAAAGTTTGGTCGAGATCCCATTGGGGACTGCAATACTGTTAAACGTACCGCTATAGGATTCCAAGAATTCCGCGATCGATTAATGACTAGAATTGAAAAAAAAGAAGAACTATCCAGTTACTTTTTAGCTCAAGGAGAATGGGATTTATTTCTGACAGTTTTTAGTGATAGTCATTGTGTCGGTCATCAGTGTTGGAATATTCACGACTCAACTCACCCAAAACACGATCCGGAAATCGCCAATGCAGTTGGTAATCCAATCCGAGATACTTATATCGCGATCGATGCTGCAATTGGAAGACTTTTAAAACAGGTGGGAGAAGACACGACTGTTTTTGTCCTTGCCAGTCATGGAATGGGGCCACACTATGATGGCACGTTCTTATTAGATGATATTCTTTCTCGCCTGGAAAATGTGAAAACACCTGTAGTGCGTCAACAAGTTGCGAAAGTTCTCAATTCATCTTGGGAGCAAAATCCTATCATCCGAAACTTACTTAAACCTCTGCGAAATTACATTTGGAAACCTTTAAGAAATCGCTTTTGGAAGAACGATAAACCATTGCGTCAGGGTTTAAAAGAACCCAGTCGTGCAATTCGTAAATGTTTTACAGTTCCCAACAATGACACTTACGGAGGAATCCGGATCAATTTGGTTGGTCGCGAACCGAATGGGAAGATTCAACCGGGAGCAGAATACGAAGCTTTCTGCCAACAATTGACTGAAGATTTGATGGCAGTTGTGAATCTCGATACGGGCAAACCATTAGTTTCTAGGGTGATTCGTACCGCAGATATCTATGAAGGAAAAAACATGGATTATCTTCCCGACTTATTAGTTGAATGGCATCGGGAAGCGCCAATTTCTAGGGTTTCTTCTCCCAAAATCGGCACAATTGAAAAAGTTTTTGGCGGTGTCCGCACGGGAGATCACAAATCCGAGGGAAATGGCATGGTGTTTGCGATCGGCCCATCAATTCACCCAGGGAAAATTGAAGACCCAATTTCGGTAATCGACTTTGCTCCCACATTAGCTTCCCTTTTAGAAGTGTCACTGCCTGATGCGGAAGGAAAACCGATCGCAGCTTTTTGTCAGAAATCTCTGGTAAATAATTAG
- a CDS encoding GDSL-type esterase/lipase family protein, translated as MMQKPPQIFRLAFILSVVALIASVALNAILFVAARHYYLLLNQTRLDPLGLSYFSGKDKQSGVSNSSAKTVVFFGDSRAEEWDFPDDIKGFSFVNRGITGQTSTQVLARFDKQILPLRPKIVVVQVCINDLKTIPLFPYQKASIIANCKANIQEIVKRSQSVGATVILTTIFPVGNVPLARKPFWSSDVDRAIVEVNSYISSLQAPNVIILDSYLLLAENGKNKYELDTLHLNDKGYEILNQELTKILTKLQ; from the coding sequence ATGATGCAAAAACCACCCCAAATTTTTCGTTTAGCTTTCATCTTATCTGTGGTTGCATTGATTGCATCGGTGGCGCTCAATGCAATTTTATTCGTGGCAGCGAGACATTACTATCTGCTATTAAATCAAACTCGCTTAGATCCGTTAGGTTTATCATATTTTAGTGGCAAAGACAAACAATCTGGTGTAAGTAATTCTTCAGCTAAAACTGTAGTATTTTTTGGTGATTCCCGTGCAGAAGAATGGGATTTTCCTGATGATATCAAGGGTTTTTCGTTTGTGAATCGCGGTATTACTGGTCAAACTTCTACTCAAGTTTTGGCACGTTTTGACAAACAGATTTTGCCGTTACGTCCAAAAATTGTGGTTGTGCAAGTCTGTATTAACGATTTGAAAACGATTCCGCTGTTTCCCTACCAAAAAGCTAGCATTATCGCTAATTGCAAAGCAAATATACAGGAGATCGTCAAGCGATCGCAATCTGTCGGTGCTACCGTTATCCTCACCACGATTTTCCCAGTTGGTAACGTGCCGCTAGCACGCAAACCGTTTTGGTCGTCAGATGTCGATCGCGCTATCGTAGAGGTAAATTCTTACATATCTTCATTGCAAGCACCAAACGTAATTATTTTAGATAGCTATTTGCTTTTAGCTGAGAACGGTAAAAATAAGTACGAGCTTGATACCTTACACCTCAATGACAAGGGATATGAAATTTTAAATCAAGAATTAACAAAAATTTTAACAAAACTTCAATAA
- a CDS encoding siphovirus Gp157 family protein, with product MESTVPPNVPAQPRTLFNISDELSQLNVLLDELDGDDEESKQLITDYLEQLGEERDRKLDNYAALIAELEAKAEVRKAEAKRLANLAASDEKKAQMLKERLKWFFETNSLKTVETSRYKLSLAKSGGKPPLILDDSVSATELPEKFQKVSVEVDKTAIRAALEAGEDLDFARLGDRSSNIRIR from the coding sequence ATGGAAAGCACCGTTCCGCCAAATGTACCAGCACAACCGCGAACTTTATTCAATATTTCCGACGAACTGAGCCAGTTAAATGTGCTGCTGGATGAATTAGATGGGGATGACGAAGAGAGCAAACAGCTAATTACCGATTACCTGGAACAGTTGGGGGAAGAACGCGATCGCAAACTGGATAATTACGCCGCCTTGATTGCTGAATTAGAAGCAAAAGCAGAAGTTCGCAAAGCAGAAGCAAAACGTTTGGCAAATTTAGCCGCTAGCGATGAAAAAAAAGCCCAAATGCTGAAAGAACGGCTAAAATGGTTCTTTGAAACCAACAGCTTGAAAACCGTCGAAACAAGTCGCTACAAATTGAGTTTGGCAAAAAGCGGTGGAAAACCCCCATTAATCCTCGATGATTCGGTTTCAGCGACTGAATTGCCGGAAAAATTTCAGAAAGTAAGTGTGGAAGTAGATAAAACGGCGATTAGAGCAGCATTAGAAGCAGGGGAAGATTTAGATTTTGCACGGTTAGGCGATCGCAGTTCCAACATCCGCATTCGATAA